The proteins below are encoded in one region of Clostridium estertheticum:
- a CDS encoding phosphatase PAP2 family protein: MNLTLFRLINNLADKNAFLDTVMIVSSKYVIYLYALLLGLYLIIGYVGKNKKAKEIVTPIIVLITINFILTFIIGIMWHEQRPFSEHTVNLLYRHKNNASFPSTHAIGVMTIALGVNNKTKKLGKLLIILAIIVGISRVYVGQHYPFDVLGGFLLAIISNYIYIKGFSKTSICKKIL, encoded by the coding sequence ATGAATTTGACTTTATTTAGACTAATAAACAATTTAGCAGATAAAAACGCATTTTTAGATACTGTTATGATTGTATCTTCAAAGTATGTTATATATTTATATGCACTATTATTAGGATTATATTTAATAATAGGTTATGTGGGTAAAAATAAAAAAGCAAAGGAGATAGTAACTCCAATTATAGTATTGATTACAATAAATTTTATATTAACATTTATAATCGGGATTATGTGGCATGAGCAAAGACCATTTAGCGAGCATACAGTAAACCTATTATATAGGCATAAAAACAATGCTTCATTTCCAAGTACTCACGCAATAGGGGTAATGACTATAGCATTAGGAGTTAATAATAAAACAAAAAAATTAGGAAAACTTTTAATTATCTTAGCAATTATTGTCGGTATATCAAGAGTTTATGTAGGCCAACATTATCCGTTCGATGTTTTAGGAGGATTTTTATTAGCTATTATTAGTAATTATATATATATAAAAGGCTTTAGTAAAACAAGTATTTGCAAGAAAATTTTGTAA
- the rpiB gene encoding ribose 5-phosphate isomerase B — protein sequence MKIAIASDHSGFALKQEIKIFLETKGYEVQDYGTYNEEASDLSDFVYPASLAVANGKADRGIFIDGVGYGSALIANKIYGLYAAVCQDPFCAKLARLHSNTNVLCIGAKIIGSGIALEIVNTWLTTDFLVDTKKYKLRVDKINEISEKHLKKLSEI from the coding sequence TTGCTTTAAAACAAGAGATAAAAATATTTTTAGAAACAAAAGGATATGAGGTTCAAGATTATGGAACGTATAATGAAGAAGCTAGTGATTTGTCAGATTTTGTCTATCCAGCATCCTTAGCTGTTGCTAATGGGAAAGCTGATAGAGGAATTTTTATTGACGGAGTTGGGTATGGAAGTGCTTTAATTGCTAACAAAATATATGGTTTATATGCTGCTGTTTGTCAAGATCCATTTTGTGCAAAATTAGCACGTTTACATTCTAATACAAATGTCCTTTGTATTGGGGCAAAAATAATTGGTTCAGGGATAGCACTTGAAATTGTAAATACATGGTTAACTACAGATTTTCTTGTTGACACTAAAAAATATAAATTACGAGTGGACAAAATAAACGAAATTTCTGAAAAGCATTTGAAAAAGCTCTCTGAAATATAA